The Tachyglossus aculeatus isolate mTacAcu1 chromosome 22, mTacAcu1.pri, whole genome shotgun sequence genome window below encodes:
- the EFEMP2 gene encoding EGF-containing fibulin-like extracellular matrix protein 2 — protein sequence MPPFASRLALLLLLLLLRVASPQETQDPDSYTECTDGYQWDTESQHCKDVNECETIPEACKGEMKCINHYGGYLCLPRSAAVIDDVHGEGAPPPRPPGPLPPNSCQEGFQPDEDDHCVDTDECELDLHDCRPSQQCHNLPGSFHCSCPDGYRKIGPECVDVDECRYRYCQHRCVNLPGSFSCQCEPGFQLGPNNRSCVDVNECEMGAPCEQRCFNTYGTFLCRCNPGYELHRDGFSCNDIDECSYSSYLCQFRCFNEPGRFSCHCPQGYQLLATRLCQDVDECEAAAHQCAEGQSCVNFHGGYRCVDTNRCLEPYVWVADNRCLCPATNPLCREQPSTIVHRYMSITSERSVPADVFQIQATSVYPGAYNAFHIRSGNAQGDFYIRQINNVSAMLVLARPVTGPREFVLDLEMVTMNSLMSYRSSSVLRLTVFVGAYAF from the exons GAATGCACAGATGGGTACCAGTGGGACACGGAGAGCCAGCACTGTAAGG ATGTGAACGAGTGCGAGACCATCCCCGAGGCCTGCAAAGGGGAGATGAAGTGCATCAACCATTACGGGGGCTACCTGTGCCTGCCCCGCTCCGCCGCCGTCATCGACGACGTCCACGGCGAGGGGGCCCctccgccccggccccccggcccgctcCCCCCAAACAGCTGCCAGGAGGGCTTCCAGCCGGACGAGGACGACCACTGTGTGG ACACGGACGAGTGTGAGCTGGATCTCCACGACTGCCGGCCCAGTCAGCAGTGTCACAACCTGCCCGGATCCTTCCACTGCTCCTGCCCCGACGGCTACCGCAAGATCGGCCCCGAGTGCGTCG ACGTCGACGAGTGCCGCTACCGCTACTGCCAGCACCGCTGCGTCAATCTCCCCGGCTCCTTCAGCTGCCAGTGCGAGCCGGGCTTCCAGCTGGGCCCCAACAACCGCTCCTGTGTGG ACGTGAACGAGTGTGAGATGGGGGCCCCGTGCGAGCAGCGCTGCTTCAACACGTACGGCACCTTCCTCTGCCGCTGCAACCCCGGCTACGAGCTGCACCGCGATGGCTTCTCCTGCAACG ACATAGACGAATGCAGCTACTCCAGCTACCTCTGCCAGTTCCGCTGCTTCAACGAGCCGGGCCGTTTCTCCTGCCACTGCCCCCAGGGCTACCAGCTGCTGGCCACCCGGCTGtgccaag ACGTCGACGAGTGCGAGGCCGCTGCCCATCAGTGCGCCGAGGGGCAGAGCTGCGTCAACTTCCACGGGGGCTACCGCTGCGTGGACACCAACCGCTGCCTCGAGCCTTACGTCTGGGTGGCAGATAA CCGCTGCCTGTGTCCGGCCACCAACCCCCTGTGCCGCGAGCAGCCGTCCACCATCGTCCACCGCTACATGAGCATCACGTCCGAGCGCAGCGTGCCCGCTGACGTCTTCCAGATCCAGGCCACCTCCGTCTACCCCGGGGCCTACAACGCCTTCCACATCCGCTCCGGCAACGCTCAGGGGGACTTCTACATCCGG CAAATCAACAACGTCAGCGCGATGCTGGTGCTGGCGCGGCCGGTGACGGGCCCGCGGGAGTTCGTGCTGGACCTGGAGATGGTCACCATGAATTCGCTCATGAGCTACAGGTCCAGCTCCGTCCTCCGGCTCACCGTCTTCGTGGGCGCCTACGCCTTCTAA